The Castanea sativa cultivar Marrone di Chiusa Pesio chromosome 4, ASM4071231v1 sequence GGGCTTTGATTTTGTAAAGGGCTGTTttgtttgtaactttgagcattttgtttaagtttgtgttttgtcacagattacCAAAAAGGGAGATTgctaggttctaagactttagggactaatgtattagaacttcaatatgtaatgtgttggcaaaccatgatcaacacatttagtctaggtttaaacttgctcaaagtttggtttaatgtaagtttggaatcgagtaattgcaggaaatCACTATTCTATTTTTGCAATGCTCAATCGATTGAAGAAtagactcgatcaatcgagaatcgTAGATcagaattttctgcagaattttaagtcggcctaaacagcagttcaagcccattaaggattagagTTTCAGGTCTACTTCTTCCAGTagataaaggaaaccctaagcacgtttttaaaagGCTTTTAAAGAGAGAAgtgtgtgcctcttttgtagatctagggttttgtacccaaagctctctagagtcttgtTGTTGTTTATACTATGTATGTGAATCTCATGTGAGATCAAGAGGTGTTTGctttcacatatacttagggttatcaagaatcaagattatgttAAGAACTTGATGATTATTCAGTTGCTacattcaagagcttaaagatatacaagtgtgagtgcttgtgcttgtgcttgctgggaattcaagaaagaagtagtccgtggactcggggCTGTCACttggttgtggtagtaagttttctactcgaggtagcaataagatgttattggtctaagtcgctattgtgtaaacttcaattctttcgtagtggattcagttttaccttgaggatagctaggttaaatcctccccaggttttttaccgatttggttttcctgggttatcatatgattgtgttctttattttctacactttacaatgatatgattgatatgtgttaacctagatctacatAATTTAcgtaagttaatcacttggataaataattaggttaatctggttgtgtttaaggggtctaaaaatttacatagtacatatttatatttagaagaaaaattactatatttaaaataaacaacaagtggaggaatgaaagaaaaatgaaaaaaagaattaaaaaagaaaaagaaagatagatgCACACATGTTTACtctaaaatagcaaaaaatataCTAATTTAACTCTCGTTTAAAagaagggaatggaatgaaatgaaaagaaatgaaaagaataattttagaatatttttcaattcccttgtttgggagttttaatggaaaGAATGGAAAGTGCATTCCTTTATTTGAGAATTCAAGTGTGAGGAAATGGAATGgataggagggaacactcattcctctatattctcttaaaatctcaaattttcattccccccaaaatttggaggaattatagggaatgaaattagatttaataaatttttactaaaactatcaaaataaccCTATATATttaaccctttattttaaaataggaatTTAATAGGTAATATCATCATAAGATGATTTCATTCCTATACCTTTATATTACTCGCAAACAAGGTTACTTATATtctattcatttccatttttttccattcctttattttaaaacatccaaacattgTTACTTAATTTGATTCCACTCCTTTCAATTCCCATATGAACTCTCAAATGAAACCTAAATTGCCACACCACTCCCACTAGTGGTGGAGCCAAGAAATTTTTGTAGGGGCCAAGCTAAATGTAACAAaattccaaagaaaaaaaaaagtttacaaccCCAAAgtccaagattttttttatgcaaaataacACCATTTTGctaacaatttcattagttagcaacatttccaaactatttaggaaactagcACCTCAAGTCTTTGAGACTCAAGTTCACTGTAGcaacttgagttccatgtgCTGGCAGagctaataaaaattaaaatccatgTGAAACTTAAGTTTGAGAGACTTGTGTTCCAGTTCCTGCACtaagttcttgttcttccttcatttttctctttatgaCTCAAATCAAAGATTTAGAAAATACCCAAAACCCAAAGGCTCGAGTTCTTGCAAAtctagtttagagagagagagaatgagtgaGAATTTGAGGTGGAGAAGTCATCATTATGATGGTGGTGGCTGGGGTTTTGCCATTAGATCGAGTCGGCTTGGAAAAGAGGATTTGGTTCGAGTTCAAAGAGATGAACTTAAGATCGGACCACCGTCGATGATGGTCGAAGGAAAAGCCAAGGAGGGTCGGACATGGAAGTTTTAGAGAGCAGAGGATGCCACCAGGGTTCAGTCCAAATCATTGCCTAGGTTTAGTCTAGACTGTGGGGTTGCTTCACCTGGGTTCAGTCCAAATCATCACTTTGGTTTCAGTCCGAACCATAGGGTTGCTTCATTTTTGCTTCTCTGGGtttgttgtttattgtttttgttgctTGCTCTAGGTTGTTGCAAATCTggtttagagaaagagagagagagagggaatgaGAATCTGAGGTGGAGAACTCATCATTATGATGGTGGTAGCTGGGGTTTTGCCGTTAGATCAAGTTGGCTTGAGAGAAGAGGATTTGGTTCAAGTTCAGAGAGATGAACTTGAGATTAGACCACCACCGATGGTGCCAATTTTGGTTGGAGGAAGAGCCAAGGAGGTTTGGCCATGGAAGTTTCAGAGAGCAAAGGTTGGGGCCTATGTTCAATCCGAAGTGTCGCCTTGGTTCAGTCTGAACTGTGGGGTTGCTTTTCCTGGGTTTAGTCCAAATTGTCTCTTGGTTTCAGTCCAAACCTTGGGGTGGCTTCGTTGTTGCTTCTCTGGGTTTGTTGCTTCATAGTTGGGGTCAGAGAATTTGAATCAtagatatttttattgaaaatacaaAGGTGCTATTTGAGCTATATGCTTACATGGCTCTTGGCACTTCTTTTTGTACGATTTAATTTGATTGCCTATGGGAAACTCAGTAGTTATCTACTTGTAGGCTAATATACCcatttttcatatactttgttATCTTGTAATATGATCCTAAAAAGAACCAATAACTAGAAACGTACTCAAGAATCTTCCAAATGCAACAAAACTTTCTCTTCCAATCTGAATAAATTATTAAGCTTCGTAATAGTCTGCCTAAAGTTTACAACTTAATTTGTAAATCACAATTGTAGTCACTATATTTTGCAATTTTGATTAATAACCCCTCGTGATAGCCAACTGAAAGTTTACAACTTAACTTCGGTTAATTACAACTATAGTCACTTCAGTTTGAATTTGTTAATAATTCAACGACTTCAATCCTTAATGATGGGGAAATAAAGACGAATGAAATATCTTTTGAgtctaaggctgcgtttgttttgacTGAAAAGGatttcaggaaatcattttacaccAACCTATGTGTTTGGTAATAATTCatttcaggaaatcattttacaccAGCCTATGTGTTTGGTAAGCACAGAAAATTGGGTCAAACGAAAATCAATTTCTGCGTTGACTGTAAAATAACCCTAGCAAGCCAGAAATGAATTTCAggttttattttaccttcaaatgatTTCCACCccaagaaaatagaagaaagagagaaacagCAAGAAGACCCAGCATCGCGATCTTGCACTGTTGAGCTTGCGTTGGAGAGATCGAGTGGCGAGATCGCGTCGTAGAGCTCGCGCCAACGAGATCGAGCCGCGAGATCGCGCCGACGAGCTCTCGCCAGCGAGATCGAGCCATAGAGCTCGCGCTGGCGAGATCGTCTTGCCGAGATCGCGCTGTGAGATAGCATCGCCGAAGCTTGTCGCCGCTGGACCGGTCTCGTTGCCCATGACCCACCGACCaccgatctctctctttctcgatCTACCTCTCCCTTTCCGTCGAGCTTGCGAtgactctctcttcctcctccctctctcaaTTTGACCGAATGgtttattgttttgaaaatggcgttgttttgatttttgtttgtttagaaggTTATGTATTGCAATTTTCtatcataaaatttgtttgggaGCTGggaaaatgtgagaaacaagtagaaaatttgcattttcaaaatgttaccaaacacttgaaattattttgtaatataatttttaaaatgcaaccaaacactaaaaaatatttttctttcccgaaaatattttcacttgaaattattttacactcagaaaatattttacacttaacCAAATGCAGCCTAAGTTTTAAGGTGAATAATATTAATCAGAAAGCACAAAGTgcaaccaaaaagatttttgctCACTATTTTTTGGTCCATATCTCACAAAACATTATGTATTTTAAGATGAATTTATTTAATGTCAAATTACACATCTAGGACCTTCCTTTAAGCATTTATTTGACCTTCCgctcaaaaaataaagtaaaaaaagaaaagagaaatagttATTGTCTTCAAAGCTGCCATGCCCGAGGTAACCCAAAATTCACAAAGCGCTTATCTAAGAAATCTAGTTGTGAGAGGATTCTTGGTAACCCAACATCCACTGCACGCCAACACTAACCACCGCACATGATATTACCATAGCCCAAGCTGTTGCTGACTTTTGGTGGGGACGGCGTCATTTCTTGGTGGTTTTGATTCATGGCACTGTGGGTGAGAGTTGGCTGAgatggtgagagagagaggccatGGGTGAGAGTTGATTGAGATGGTGAGAGGGAGAGGCCGTGGGTGAGAGTTGACTGAGGTGGTGAGAGGGAAAGAAAGAAGCTTGGGTGAGATGGTGTGGTGGGGAAGAGATAGTGTAGTGGAATAGAGAGATGGACCAGAGGATGAGAGTTAAGATAGAGaagcaaagagagagaagagagaggggcacgggaaagagagagaggaataaaagaattgaataatatatatatatatattttataactCTTAGATATAATGAGCTGACAAAGATGACAGCTTATTGTAGCTGagtgttaaaaattttgaactataACACCTTTGATGTTGTGgggtttttagtgttttttgtATCAAAATAGCTTTATAGCATATTTAACACCTTtggtgtgaatgctctaaggtcacatgtaaaaatgaaaaccatttttttagtttgcttCTTCTGTCACTTCTCTAATTTTTTGActtctagctctctctctctctctctctctctctctcatccctcTCCTCTCTCAGACCCACCTTCAACATATCTCTTGCTCCTTTCCTCTTTTAATTTCTAGGTTTGCTTGAACCAATATTTCAAATCtagtctctctcctctctctcctcACTATTGCACCCATTGGTCGTTGGTGGTGGTTTGTGGATCGATGATGGACAGTTTGAGGTTGTGGATAGACAAACAGAAGTGGGTGTTTGTTCTGGGTTCTAGGTTGTGATCGACAAATGGAAGTGGGTTTGAGTTTAGGTTGCGGATCGTTGACGGCGACATGTTTGGGTCTAGGTTTGGATTGACAAACGGTGGCAACGATGGTGGTAGGTTGTGGACAGGGATGATGATAgtggtgggtttggtttttggtgttcaaaactattgattttttttggggggggggggtttgggATCAGTTTTGTGGTGTTTtgttgtggtgggttttggtgTCCTTGATGGTGGGTTGTAAGGGTGGGATGTGGGGGGCAATGCTGGGTTTGtatgtttttttagtttttattaattttttaatacaaatgaGGGAtaatttagattattttaatgtagAGTAATCTTAAATAAAACATGTGATATAGGGTGTATTGTTAAATGTtgtcttaaaataaataaagtaatttttgtagtattaaaatgacatattttaGAACACCAACATCAGGTGTTctaaaaaacactattttgatACATCAAAAAGTTgcattatctattttaatattgataggtcaagaatgtattaacccattgtgataaattaaccaattaattagtcaagttaattaattaattcaattaacatgcaatacgcatggtagcacaaacaaatcaccaaataactaaatgcagcagaaattaaatttgacacgggtggtttgtttacgaatgggaaaaaccaccgaAGCAAAACCCCACctggtgaatttaaggtcatcactcccgagaatccactattatcacaacaagcggttacaagtaaaggaatctcagtaccttataccaacctacagttgaacccttaccccaatacacaattggacttgttctgtaatgacaatctttctttttcaatgcacggctcccagtacgtgactaaccaatcgatgcatggatccaagtacgtgactaaccaccaacttgagaaggatgttggctgaaaatttcttcattttatcaacacaatgaagatcacgaagctccttggttacaaaatcctacggtGTAAAAACGCAACAactttttcaagagaaagataaactagggcaaattgtctccggttATAAAATGCTTGCAACAACAAGTGCAACAACAAGTGCAACAACCTTATGACAGCtattaaaataaaccttatatatatttagagttgtaagaaaagaaagcctatacacatacacatggatatgcgtgaaatcagatctgaaaaactgattttcgtaaatctagatagataggttatctttCAAGCATCGGGCTAAAactgccttttaaacctcgatagatgtcATTTTTCGAGCTTTAAAattcagcacttcttcacttgtttcttggacagatttgcatggctttaactcttaacttgaacaacatttttttgaagacttaaaccattcTAGATCTaaccaattacaagtaaagtgctttttgtcaaagaataaaccaattctaaatgacatatgttcttaacatgattcacatatgtcctaacaaataCCACTTTACAATACAGCTACAtcacatcttttattttaagattataacacattaaaataatctaaaacaAACCTCatctacattaaaaaaaattaacaaaacaaatatattcaTCAAGTGGgaatctgagagagagagagagagttgaataaaaaaactaCCTAAATAGTTTAGCACATATAGCCATACCaacttattattaaaacaaCATTGTTCAATTTAGTTAGCTTTTGATACATCTCATGAAGgtgattttttatgtttggtaTGCTAAATGATAAAAATGTAACATTTAGCACACCTTATGCCAATGCTTATACAAGATAAGACAATACAATTGCAAAAATGTGCTCACACAaacaataaaatagaataatcatagaagacaaaaatatttttttatttttttatatggaatggaaattttatttcaataataaatttaaaatggtGGTGAATTATCTAAATTTTCCTCTATTAAAGCCAACGATAAGACTCCTGTTGTGGTGAAGCATGATGGGCCAAAGTTTGCAATGCCTTGTTAGAGCATAAGCATCAAATGTTGAAAAACTATGTCattttaacacatcattttacaatacaccataCATCACATATATTATTCTATAATTCTATATATGGCAACAATatttacaacacattaaaataatattaactcAAAAGTCAAACTAATACAAAACACAACTAGTGAGCAGTAGCCACCACTCAACAACCAACAACCATCGCCACAACCATTACACAACCACCGCATCCTCCACAACCCAAAACATGCCCaaccaaatacccaaaaaaaacccatagCCACCACcccacaaccaccaaaatcctccaacaaatttcaaatctaaaaattgcaaataaaaaataaaaataaaaaacttaattcCTCCAACAAGATAGAGATTAAAGAAGAGAGATGAGGGTCATTGTTGTGGTGCTGGGTCTCTATCATGGGTTTCAGGTCACCTTCTCCATCGTGGGACACCCAAAACTCCAATGCAATGTCTGATatttgagaagagagagaaaaaagagaaagagatagtaaggtttgagaagaaagaagaaaagagaaaagagagaaagaaagaggtctgagaagaaagaagaaaaaaaagagagaagaaagagggaGGGAGCCTAAGAAGAGAAGaaaggagaaagaagaaagagagatgagcaagagcaagaaagaagaaagaaaggcaaaaagagaggagagagaaatataataaattctttttttttagcatttgtgTCCGAATAGTTTTACCAATAGAAGTGTACGGatataaatgctaaaaaaatattagcatTTGAAACACAACGAATATAAATGAACGTTTTTGGTATTTAGTGTGCCAAATGCTGGAAATTTATTAGTTGATACACTGGGATGCTAATGTTCTAAAGAGCTAAAAGCACAACGAGTTGGGCAGTCCAAGGTTTACATGGATCCAACATTATTTTGAGATCCTGAGTATATAAAAAGACCCCAAGCATTGAGAGAACAATCATGGCCGAAAATTTCATAAACGAGCAAGCTTAGGTCACCTTCGTAGACCACTTGAGCTTTGAACAGACGCATACTTGGTGGTGGCTTGTAACAAAGCAATATCTTGGGCGTAAGGGTCATTCTCCAGTATTTGTTGGTTACTAAAAGCAGCAAAAATTGAACCCAAATGGTCACTTGCAAATAAGTTGCAATGATACGACCACTGAAACTGGTGGGACGAAGATTGCACAAGAAAGGCAAGGCACACTTCTACGTAAGCCAAGGcctaagagcatctccaacagATGCGGTATCtccatttttttctccaaaaaatgcTACTGGACATGCTCCAACCGGTTCTCTATCAACAaaacttttccaattttttttgaagttgctacAGTACTTCTCTTAATTTAGAGAACACTGTAGCAACTCTATTCCcttattttatcttaaaaaattgCCAGTGGTATTAATTTACTATTCTTTCTCTCATCCAAACATTTTTCCTCCTCTATGCTCTTTGGcttctcttcactcttcagaATACATCAACGCTATGCCATGCCACGCCACGGCCACACCATCAGCTTCTTCCTTAAAATCTTCAGAAAACCACTTCCAGCAAGCTCTACTAGCCtcttcaaacccaaaacccatcggcacttccttcctctctctctttctcagatCGGCATGGAGACAACCCTATCAGATTGGTGTGGTTGTTGCAGCATGGTTTTTATGGAGAAGTGGTTGCTGCAGCGGCGAGATCGGCGTGGTCGTGGGTGGTGATGGGTTTCTAATCGGTTTTTGATGATGGGTTTTGGCCGTGGGttgttttggtcttttttttttgttgaattaattTGGGTATGGGTGGTGTTTGTGTTGTTGATGGTGGAGATTGCGTGGTAGTGGTTGATGGGTTGTGGCTTGTGGTAGTTGAGTTGTGGcggtggcttcttcttcttttcttttttttttttctttttttttttttttctagtggtggtgggttagatgagtgtgggtgtgggtgtggatGTGGGAgtggttgggttttgtgactGATGTGGTGCTAGTGGTGGGGGATTGTCGTGTTGGTTGTGGGGGTAGGAtgattgatggtggtggtggtggatgtgggtttgcAGTGCAGTGGTAGTAGCGTGGTGGTGACAGCGGTAGTGATTGTGTGGGAGtgaataaagaaagattaaaaaaagaatgaagaaataatatttaaataagatgGAGGTAAGGATAAAGAATCTGTTGGaaattgtatttgaaaaagtgataGGTAAAAGTTAAATGTTACTGTTGATTGTCCAAATAGTACAAAAATATGGAGAAACTGTTGGTGATGCCCTAAGAAAGGACCAGGGTTTCAGAGAAAAATTCAAcgcattcttttttctttttctttttcttttttaaagggAATAGTTCGGTTAACTTAATACAACTTTTTTCAAgagtaaatataaataaagaaatgtgctaggtccacaacatttttgcaacattttcacaacaaatcataggtggttagttttattggttcaaatttaaacctaacactaagattacttttttgcttcaACAATAATAATCAGTAACAGTCtgctacttaagatttgttgtaaaaatggtGTCGAAGATTTGAAGACAAGATTAGGATCAGTGTGAATTCAATAATGATTCCGATCAGATTAGAATTGTttgattagattagattagttgtttttaatttcaatttcaaattgttATTATATAAGACTAGTGCCTTGTCTGATATGGCTATTTACACTGTATCAGTTGTAATGCAAAGGataagcaaaattaaaaaagaaaaaagaaaaaaaaaaaagaggcggTCTCTTTTTATCAATGTTCAGGTGATTGGTCTCTTGAATTGactaaattatcattttattttccaaTTCATAATAGAATATCAATGGGACATAAAGagaataaacttttatattattattattactgttacaatattttttgcaaCAATCATAAACAACCCACTCCCTCTTTTCTCAGTCCCTTACctagtttctaaaaaaataataataataaataaataaataaaaaatagaaaaaaattaaagcctAACTTTTCCCGCAAGCATAAAGCCCTTATAGATGATTGATCTGACCAATGTAGGTCCTCCCCAAGCACTCTCAAATTCTTTTACCACACTTTCTGATAACAAATCAACACCTTGGTCCTTTGCTGTATTTACTGGAGACCATGACCTTAAAATATTCAAGAATTTCTCAAGTGACACGTCCTTTGGTATATCTAGTTGTTGTGGTTTCCCCTCACATCCTATACCTACACtttcaaaaggaaatggaagtATCTTATAATCATCAAATAcgcattttatttttgggtccCAATAGGGAAGAAGTGTGTCACGAAAACGCTTCATTATGGGATCGAAAGTGGGGCTAACTACTATGTCATTATAAGCCCAAACAGCAATTACACCTCCTGGCTTTTTTAGAAGCCGTGTTACTAGGGAGTAGAACTTGGGGAGCTCAAACCAGTGGACAGCTGTGGCCACAGTAACCAAATCAACTGAATTTTCTCCTCCAATCAAGGCCACTAATTCATCATCTGTGATGGATAATGGAGTGTGGAGATATCGAATGCGAGGGTGTGGCATTGCAAGTTTCAGCTGAGCCTCACTCACATCGGTTCCAACTACTTGCTCATAATGCTCAGCAACCTGTCAAGAATAATGTAATGCAATTCTAACAATCTTAGTTTTAATTGATTCTTCACAAACGTCAAGATGCAAGGAGACAATTTTATTTTGCGGAAAAGCAACAATAGgtttttactatattttttatgcaaCCGTACAAAATTCGGACAAGTTCATGAATTTATACCCCGAGCAATACCCAAGATGCACTAACtcttaaatttcttttctttaaaaataaataaaataaaataaaaattaaactttctAACTCATGAattgaaagttttttattttattttatttttatttctcgTTCTTAGCCattgattcaaaataaaatttagcaATATTATCCATCTAAATGAATAACTAAAAAGCACCATCAATTGGAAGCTCAGTTATGGTAATCAGACGTCTAAATTTACATTGCATTTGATAGGAATCTAGGCTAGCTTTAACACTGCAGGTCTTAAAGCATCCTCATTATGCTAGTCAAACTAGAAATTCGGTAAAAGAATAACTAAACACCCGTATAAACAGCACGCATCAAGCTCAATCATCAgccaatatattttttgtttatactttaACTCGAAATCCTAGCTCCGTTTCTACTTTTGAGAGAATAGTAAGATGCTTCAAGAGAGGTGGGATATGCATCCTCATTAGAAATAAGAATTCTAAATGgaaaattataagaaattgCGTTGATTATAAACTAGCTAAGATGGATCAAACTGCAAtgtattagagagatagaggaAGGACAAAAGGGACTAACACCAATAGCAGCTTGACCATTGCCGGTGCCAACATCCCAAGCTAAAGAGTGGTGCGGAGTTAGAGCAGCCAGCATGGAGTACCATTCGGTTGGATAAGTTGGCCTAGCATCCGCGTAAAAACCAGCTTGCTTGTCAAACCTACCAGCCATTCTCTAGATTAAGCTTCTGCTGTGAATTGCTTCtgttttcatttttactttCGTTGCTTCTGTTTTTAAACTTTCACTCACCATTCGGATTGAATTGAGTATAATTAGACTGGGTGGTTACCTGCCTACCAGGTGGTATTGACCTAGTCCGCCGTTTGATTCGTTCCTTTTCTAACTTTGTAGATGacaattttttatcattattcaTGAATAGATATGTGCTCTATCTGAATCTATTGATGTGAACCACAAAGTTTAATTAGCACCTTGTCTAAATTTGTAGGTGACTATTTTTTATCACTATTCATGAATATATATGTGTAGTATATCTCATGTATTGACTATTGATTTCGTAGAGTGTTTGTGTGTACCTTTAGCTTCTgttatcttctcttttatagttgtatgCCTCATTAATGGGCAATGATGTGCTGCATTTATGCTCAACGGCTAGTGCGTTACCGAATCTTTGTCTGGAGGCCACAGCTCATTCTGTGACCATTGGTTCGTCAGTTACGTTTTGTCATCAATGATCGTAATAAATGTGTAACGTCTTCTCTAGATGAATGACGATCTTTGTATAATGACGACCATAAATTTCTAGTTCATCAACTGCCCCCTTGTTCGTTATCTTGTCTTTTAGacgagataagaacaaatttttcTGACGCTTCATATTCTGTGCACTGTGCATTTATGACGATTTGATGTCTGGGTGGTTGGGTGCCACGTGTACGGCTAGGA is a genomic window containing:
- the LOC142632243 gene encoding uncharacterized protein LOC142632243; protein product: MAGRFDKQAGFYADARPTYPTEWYSMLAALTPHHSLAWDVGTGNGQAAIGVAEHYEQVVGTDVSEAQLKLAMPHPRIRYLHTPLSITDDELVALIGGENSVDLVTVATAVHWFELPKFYSLVTRLLKKPGGVIAVWAYNDIVVSPTFDPIMKRFRDTLLPYWDPKIKCVFDDYKILPFPFESVGIGCEGKPQQLDIPKDVSLEKFLNILRSWSPVNTAKDQGVDLLSESVVKEFESAWGGPTLVRSIIYKGFMLAGKVRL